One genomic region from Marmota flaviventris isolate mMarFla1 chromosome 6, mMarFla1.hap1, whole genome shotgun sequence encodes:
- the Taf11 gene encoding transcription initiation factor TFIID subunit 11, whose translation MDNARESPADKGGETGESDETTVPPGVPGTTDNDGIPEETDGDGDADLKEAAAEEGELKSQDISDLTAVEREDSSLLTPTAKKLKIDTKEKKEKKQKVDEDEIQKMQILVSSFSEEQLNRYEMYRRSAFPKAAIKRLIQSITGTSVSQNVVIAMSGISKVFVGEVVEEALDVCEKWGEMPPLQPKHMREAVRRLKSKGQIPNSKHKKIIFF comes from the exons ATGGACAATGCCCGAGAGTCGCCGGCGGACAAAGGTGGAGAGACAGGGGAGTCAGATGAGACGACCGTTCCTCCCGGTGTCCCCGGGACTACCGACAACGACGGAATCCCAGAGGAAACGGATGGAGACGGAGATGCGGACTTGAAAGAAGCCGCAGCCGAAGAAGGCGAG CTGAAGAGTCAGGACATTTCAGATTTAACAGCAGTTGAAAGGGAAGACTCATCATTACTTACTCCTACagccaaaaaattgaaaatagataccaaagaaaagaaagagaagaagcagAAAGTGGATGAAGATGAGATTCAAAAGATGCA aatcctggtttcttccttttctgaggAGCAGCTGAACCGATATGAAATGTATCGCCGGTCAGCTTTCCCTAAGGCGGCCATTAAAAGG CTGATCCAGTCCATCACTGGCACCTCTGTGTCCCAGAATGTTGTTATTGCTATGTCTGGTATTTCCAAGGTTTTCGTCGGGGAGGTGGTTGAAGAAG CGCTGGATGTGTGTGAGAAGTGGGGAGAAATGCCACCACTACAACCCAAACACATGAGGGAGGCAGTTCGGAGGTTAAAGTCAAAGGGGCAAATCCCCAACTCGAAGcacaaaaaaattatcttcttctAG